ACTCCTGGCCAGCAACCCCGCCTGCACGTCATCCAACCTGGTGGCACGCAAGCGCCTTATGGATCGTATAGGCGGCTTCGACGAGCGCCTGCATCATGCCGAGGACCAGGAGCTGATGGTTCGCGCCCTGATGCGCGGGGCCCGTATCGAGGCCATCAACTGCACGCTCGTGCGCTACCGGGTGAGCACCGACAGCGCCTCGGCAAACCTCGAGGCCATGCTGAGCGGCTGGCAACGAATGATCGCAGCCATCCCGGGGCTCGATGGCACGACCCTCGCCCAGGCGCAGGCCACCTACCACCGCTACCTCGCGCGGCAGGCCCTGCGCACCGGTCGCCCCCTGCGCGAGGCCTTCGCCCACCTGCGCCGGGCGCTCGCGCCTCGGCCCAGCGACGCCTCGCCCCTGGTCCAGCGTTCGGCCTTGGGCAGCCTCGCCCACGCCCTGCGCCTGCCGTTCGCCCACAACCATAGCTAGGAGGACGACCATGCCTACGGTCTCCGTGATCATGCCCGCCTTTCGGGCGTCAAAGACGATTCGCGAAGCCGTCGATTCGGTGCTCGCGCAGCGCTTCCAGGATTTCGAACTGTTGGTGGTGGAGGACGGCTGCCCGGAGCGTAGCGGCGAGATCGCCCTCCAGGCGCAAGACCCTCGCGTGCGTTTGATCCGCCAGGCGAACCGTGGCCTCGCCGGCGCGCGCAACACCGGCATCGCCGCTGCGGATGGGCGCTACATCGCCCTCCTCGACAGCGACGATCGCTGGATGGCGAACAAGCTCGAGCGCCACGTCGCCCTGCTCGACCGGGAGCCGCAGGTGGGCGTGAGCTACAGCGCCTCCGCCTTGATCGGCAGCGACGGGCGCCCCCTCGGCCTCGCTCAGCGTCCGCGCCTCAAACGGGTGACGCCCGCTCGCGTGTTCTGCCGCAACCCGGTCGGCAACGGGTCCGCCGCCGTTATCCGGCGCGAAGTGTTCGATCAGATCGCCTTCCATCGCCCGGAGCAGAATCGCCCCGAATTCTTCGACGAGACCTTTCGCCAGAGCGAAGACATCGAGTGTTGGGTGCGCATCGCCCTCACCACGCCGTGGGAGTTTCGCGGCATCGGTGAGCAGCTCACGGCCTACCGCATCGCCGAGAGTGGTCTTTCT
This genomic interval from Pseudomonadota bacterium contains the following:
- a CDS encoding glycosyltransferase → MQTVSIIMPVHNAQATLDDSIRSVLAQDYAEWELLIVDDGSTDDSIAIALEAARHDQRICVLSQENGGPSTARNLGLRHANGEIIAFLDADDLWQHDKLATHISLFNFRPEIDMSFARIQPIDGNGKPCARRSRMPRGPLALEALLASNPACTSSNLVARKRLMDRIGGFDERLHHAEDQELMVRALMRGARIEAINCTLVRYRVSTDSASANLEAMLSGWQRMIAAIPGLDGTTLAQAQATYHRYLARQALRTGRPLREAFAHLRRALAPRPSDASPLVQRSALGSLAHALRLPFAHNHS
- a CDS encoding glycosyltransferase family 2 protein, with the protein product MPTVSVIMPAFRASKTIREAVDSVLAQRFQDFELLVVEDGCPERSGEIALQAQDPRVRLIRQANRGLAGARNTGIAAADGRYIALLDSDDRWMANKLERHVALLDREPQVGVSYSASALIGSDGRPLGLAQRPRLKRVTPARVFCRNPVGNGSAAVIRREVFDQIAFHRPEQNRPEFFDETFRQSEDIECWVRIALTTPWEFRGIGEQLTAYRIAESGLSADVIKQFDSWQQMVEHARRIDPVFTARYESVARAYQLRYLARRLVAQRDGGFASQLMAQALRCHPAMIAAEPVKTTTTLAACLALKVLRDSWYVALERLVTGSRGATS